One part of the Rhodococcus oxybenzonivorans genome encodes these proteins:
- a CDS encoding DEDD exonuclease domain-containing protein, with translation MRVSGVPELPKFVQPEFEQLRFDELDTPLRDTTFVIVDLETTGGRPGEDAITEIGAVKVRGGEVLGEMATLVDPGRSIPPHIVEITGITTAMVVDAPRIERVLPAFLEFARGSVLVAHNAPFDTGFLKAAAAATDTPWPKFTVLCTVKLARRVLTRDEAPSVKLSSLARLFDVSTQPTHRALDDARATVDVLHALIDRVGNQGVHSLTELVDYLPDVSSHQRAKRTLASHLPHAPGVYLFRGPSDEVLYVGTATDLRRRVRNYFTGSETRGRMKEMVALTTRIDHVECSHALEAGVRELRLLAAHTPPYNRRSKYPKRGWWITLTVEAFPRLSVVRTPTPDSLGPFRSRSTAVEVAETLAEYCVLRTCTTRIPKGREHGPQCPPRELARCPAAVQGLKSEDDYSPGPRLFRHLLRGVDDTPLRRMRTRLDALAASELFENAARLRDRTADVALALRRMQRLAALTALDEIVAARPAATGGWEFAVIRHGRLASSGRARRGVHPMPVVEALVLAAETVVPDDAPLRGASPEEAGLLARWLDSEGTRIVSASAGYCEPARGAGSWAEWCERARAGSEPTPEPESRAPVPDAVPHHIGWHS, from the coding sequence GTGAGAGTTTCCGGCGTACCCGAGTTACCGAAATTCGTGCAACCGGAGTTCGAGCAACTGAGGTTCGACGAGCTCGACACCCCGCTGCGAGATACCACCTTCGTGATCGTCGATCTCGAAACGACCGGTGGACGGCCCGGGGAGGACGCGATCACCGAGATCGGCGCCGTGAAGGTGCGCGGCGGCGAAGTACTCGGTGAGATGGCCACCCTCGTGGATCCGGGTCGCTCCATCCCGCCGCACATCGTGGAGATCACCGGAATCACCACGGCGATGGTCGTGGACGCCCCGCGTATCGAGCGGGTACTGCCCGCCTTTCTGGAATTCGCACGCGGCTCGGTGCTGGTTGCGCACAACGCTCCCTTCGACACCGGTTTCCTCAAGGCCGCCGCGGCGGCCACCGACACCCCCTGGCCCAAGTTCACGGTGCTGTGCACGGTCAAGCTGGCGCGCCGCGTCCTCACCCGCGACGAAGCACCGTCGGTGAAGCTGTCCTCCCTTGCCCGGCTCTTCGACGTCAGCACACAGCCCACTCACCGCGCACTCGACGACGCCCGCGCCACCGTCGACGTCCTGCACGCTCTGATCGATCGGGTCGGCAACCAGGGAGTGCACAGTCTCACCGAACTCGTCGATTACCTTCCCGACGTTTCCTCCCACCAGCGAGCCAAGCGCACCCTCGCCAGTCACCTACCGCACGCCCCCGGGGTGTACCTGTTCCGTGGCCCCTCGGACGAGGTGCTCTACGTCGGAACGGCGACAGATCTGCGGCGCCGGGTACGCAATTACTTCACCGGGTCCGAGACGCGCGGACGGATGAAGGAGATGGTGGCGCTCACCACGCGGATCGATCATGTGGAGTGCTCGCACGCGCTCGAGGCCGGTGTCCGTGAACTGCGCCTACTCGCCGCACACACGCCGCCGTACAACCGGCGGTCGAAGTATCCGAAGCGCGGATGGTGGATCACACTCACAGTCGAGGCCTTTCCCCGACTGTCCGTCGTACGCACTCCCACTCCGGATTCACTCGGCCCGTTCCGCTCCCGCTCCACCGCGGTCGAGGTCGCAGAGACGCTCGCCGAGTACTGCGTCTTGCGCACCTGCACCACCCGGATACCGAAAGGACGCGAACATGGACCGCAATGTCCGCCGCGCGAACTCGCCCGGTGCCCTGCGGCCGTGCAGGGTCTGAAATCCGAGGACGACTACAGCCCCGGCCCCCGACTCTTTCGTCACCTGCTGCGAGGCGTCGACGACACGCCACTGCGGCGGATGCGCACACGGCTGGACGCGCTAGCGGCGAGCGAGCTGTTCGAGAACGCCGCCCGGCTGCGCGACCGCACTGCCGACGTCGCCCTCGCATTGCGCAGGATGCAACGGCTGGCTGCCCTCACCGCGCTCGACGAGATCGTGGCGGCCCGCCCGGCCGCCACCGGAGGTTGGGAGTTCGCCGTGATCCGGCACGGCCGGCTCGCATCCTCCGGGCGTGCGCGGCGCGGAGTACACCCGATGCCGGTGGTCGAGGCTCTGGTGCTCGCTGCAGAGACCGTCGTTCCGGATGATGCGCCGCTCCGCGGGGCCTCGCCCGAGGAAGCCGGTCTGCTGGCCCGCTGGCTCGATAGCGAGGGCACCCGCATAGTCAGCGCCTCCGCGGGATACTGCGAACCCGCGCGGGGGGCCGGATCGTGGGCGGAGTGGTGCGAGCGGGCCCGCGCCGGCAGTGAACCGACACCCGAACCGGAGTCCCGAGCGCCTGTGCCCGACGC